Proteins co-encoded in one Fusarium fujikuroi IMI 58289 draft genome, chromosome FFUJ_chr06 genomic window:
- a CDS encoding related to aflatoxin efflux pump AFLT: MATNTPATAPTNAMVDESRLSSDEKTEVGSNNILDTSADNKEQQAGSVTASNINAADEQPQYPGAAKLTLIISSLCLAIFLVALDQTIIAPALGAITAQFQSVKDIGWYGSSYLLTTTALQPMYGTVYKYFNVKIAYLAAVFIFEIGSLISAVAPSSVAFIVGRAIAGIGTAGLFSGSIVILSLIMPLEKRPLAFGLIGGMWGIASVAGPLLGGAFTEHATWRWCFYINLPIGGLAMLIVFFFVKVNRNDSNTINMTFMDRLRKLDLAGAAIFIPAIVCLLLALQWGGAEYPWNNSRIIGLFCGFGAMIAIFIGIQFWKGDEGTLPPRLFKNRDTLSAIIFAMFFGAGFFPLIYYLSLYFQAIQGVSAVQAGIKILPLLLATVLCSIVSGGVITAIGYYSYVIIPCMVLYTVGCGMLTTLDVHSPLKEWFGYQVIAGLGIGAGFQIGVLIIQTVLPQEWVPVGTAVVQFGQAFGGAIFVAVGQTVFQNGLIDTLKADNIGIDPTIFINTGASEIEDTLRKMGRLDALDAVLNAYMKGLRDTFYTSLACAACALIACLCFRWKSVKKGPDGEDRKPEPAVPV; the protein is encoded by the exons GAAGACCGAAGTTGGATCTAACAACATCCTCGACACTTCAGCCGACAACAAGGAGCAGCAGGCTGGCTCTGTGACTGccagcaacatcaatgcCGCTGACGAGCAGCCTCAGTACCCTGGCGCTGCAAAGCTTACCctcatcatctcgtctctCTGCCTCGCCATCTTTCTCGTTGCTCTTGACCAGACCATCATCGCTCCCGCTCTCGGCGCCATCACAGCGCAGTTCCAGAGTGTCAAGGATATTGGATGGTATGGATCTTCGTACCTTCTTACCACCACGGCTTTGCAGCCCATGTACGGAACTGTCTACAAGTACTTCAATGTCAAGATTGCGTACCTCGCTGCcgtcttcatctttgagATTGGAAGTTTGATCTCTGCTGTTGCGCCATCTTCTGTCGCATTCATTGTCGGTCGAGCCATTGCAGGA ATTGGAACCGCTGGTCTCTTTTCAGGATCTATCGTTATCCTCTCCCTCATCA TGCCTCTCGAAAAGCGTCCTCTTGCCTTTGGTCTTATCGGTGGTATGTGGGGTATCGCTTCCGTTGCTGGCCCTCTCCTTGGAGGTGCCTTCACTGAACATGCAACCTGGCGCTGGTGTTTCTACATCAACCTTCCCATTGGCGGCTTGGCCAtgctcatcgtcttcttctttgtcaaggTTAACCGCAACGACTCGaacaccatcaacatgaCCTTCATGGATCGTCTTCGCAAGCTCGACCTTGCTGGcgccgccatcttcatccccgcCATTGTCTGCTTGCTCCTTGCTTTGCAATGGGGTGGCGCTGAATATCCCTGGAACAACTCGCGTATCATCGGTCTCTTCTGTGGCTTTGGAGCCATGATTGCCATCTTCATTGGCATCCAATTTTGGAAGGGTGATGAGGGAACTCTCCCGCCTCGTCTATTCAAGAACCGGGACACTTTGTCCGCTATCATCTTCGCCATGTTCTTTGGTGCCGGGTTCTTCCCTCTCATCTACTATCTCT CTCTTTACTTCCAGGCCATCCAGGGTGTTAGCGCCGTCCAAGCTGGAATTAAGATTCTCCCTCTCCTGCTCGCGACCGTCCTCTGCTCTATCGTCTCTGGAGGTGTTATCACCGCCATTGGCTACTACAGCTATGTCATCATCCCTTGCATGGTTCTCTACACTGTCGGATGCGGCATGCTCACAACCCTCGATGTCCATTCTCCTCTCAAAGAGTGGTTTGGTTACCAAGTCATTGCTGGCTTGGGCATTGGTGCAGGTTTCCAAATCGGTGTCCTCATCATTCAAACTGTTTTGCCCCAGGAATGGGTTCCTGTTGGCACCGCTGTTGTTCAGTTCGGCCAAGCCTTCGGAGGCGCCATCTTCGTGGCTGTGGGCCAAACTGTCTTCCAAAATGGCCTCATTGACACACTTAAGGCTGATAACATTGGTATCGACCcgaccatcttcatcaacactggAGCTTCAGAGATTGAGGATACTCTGAGAAAGATGGGCCGCCTTGATGCGCTCGACGCTGTCCTCAATGCATACATGAAGGGTCTCCGGGACACCTTTTATACCTCTCTTGCTTGTGCTGCCTGTGCCCTGATTGCTTGCCTATGCTTCCGATGGAAGTCTGTCAAGAAGGGTCCAGACGGCGAGGACAGAAAGCCTGAGCCTGCTGTGCCTGTCTGA
- a CDS encoding related to host-specific AK-toxin Akt2 encodes MTSFPFTIQEHTIEASHIREYARATAHSQDEKLYLHVKQYTPKDNQNPQKGDVTIVGGHANGFPKELYEPLWEEFYHESKRRGIRIRSIWIADTAWQGKSGLINQDALGNDPSWLDYARDILHMINTFRPPPPIMAMGHSFGANALTNVALLHPRVFTSLVLLDPVISHFASTPGARSAGPAAASMHRREVWPSRDEAVASFGRSPFYKSWDPRVLQRWIDFGIRDVPGEQSVTLTTTKHQEIFTFLRPSWLAYDAEGKDVIHPEHTPDLDASLNRRWSTYPVYRPEGPNTVERLPNVRPSVLYVFGGKSDVSPPELIDEKMALTGTGIGGSGGEAKGRVKKVVGEKNGHLIPMEDPRLCASAAADWIKAELERWWADERQFEEWAKKSKEEKTTVSEEFQKHIGKPARRVKPSPKAKI; translated from the exons ATGACGTCCTTTCCGTTCACCATTCAAGAGCATACAATTGAAGCATCACATATTCGAGAATACGCCCGCGCTACAGCTCATTCTCAAGATGAGAAGCTATACCTTCACGTAAAGCAATATACACCCAAAGATAACCAGAACCCTCAGAAAGGTGACGTGACTATCGTCGGAGGACATGCCAATGGCTTTCCCAAG GAACTATATGAACCCCTTTGGGAGGAGTTCTACCATGAATCAAAACGCCGAGGTATCCGAATTCGAAGTATCTGGATAGCAGATACAGCATGGCAAGGCAAAAGCGGCCTTATAAACCAAGACGCACTTGGCAATGATC caagctGGCTCGACTATGCCCGTGATATTCTTCACATGATAAACACATTCCGCCCTCCACCACCGATAATGGCAATGGGACACTCCTTTGGCGCAAACGCTCTCACAAATGTTGCCCTTCTCCATCCTCGCGTCTTCACATCGCTTGTGCTGCTCGATCCCGTCATCTCTCACTTTGCCTCCACGCCTGGCGCTAGAAGCGCTGGCCCTGCGGCAGCGAGTATGCACCGTCGTGAAGTCTGGCCATCGCGCGACGAAGCAGTGGCATCCTTTGGCCGCAGCCCCTTTTACAAGTCCTGGGATCCTCGGGTGCTACAGCGGTGGATCGACTTTGGTATCAGGGACGTTCCTGGTGAACAGAGCGTGACTTTAACTACGACAAAGCATCAGGAGATCTTTACCTTCCTACGCCCAAGTTGGCTGGCCTACGACGCTGAGGGCAAGGATGTGATACACCCTGAACATACCCCCGATCTTGATGCCAGCCTCAACCGTCGATGGTCAACATATCCCGTCTACCGCCCTGAGGGACCTAATACCGTAGAACGACTTCCCAATGTCCGCCCTAGCGTCCTCTATGTCTTCGGTGGCAAGAGTGACGTTTCCCCACCAGAACTTATAGACGAGAAGATGGCTCTCACAGGAACAGGTATCGGGGGCAGCGGTGGCGAAGCCAAGGGACGTGTCAAGAAGGTTGTCGGAGAGAAGAATGGCCATTTGATTCCCATGGAAGATCCTCGCTTGTGTGCAAGTGCCGCGGCAGACTGGATCAAGGCTGAACTGGAGAGGTGGTGGGCAGATGAGCGCCAGTTTGAAGAGTGGGCGAAGAAGTctaaagaagagaagacgacCGTTTCGGAAGAATTTCAAAAGCACATAGGCAAGCCTGCTCGCCGGGTAAAACCTAGCCCAAAGGCAAagatataa